A region from the Lolium perenne isolate Kyuss_39 chromosome 4, Kyuss_2.0, whole genome shotgun sequence genome encodes:
- the LOC139838812 gene encoding uncharacterized protein → MAGFRGVVDDCDLRDMGFTGVPFTWDNGQEGNENVKIRLDRMLANPAMDDLYNGSVVRHSPSPKSDHCVLITKLRKLLDSESERGPRPFMYEDASRREESYEKVVIDSWQNGSGARGLACLQDALRQMQVGLSTWSSKKFGDIRRRIKSV, encoded by the coding sequence ATGGCTGGTTTTAGAGGAGTAGTGGATGATTGTGACTTACGGGACATGGGATTTACAGGAGTTCCTTTTACCTGGGACAATGGCCAAGAGGGGAATGAAAATGTGAAGATCCGTCTTGACAGGATGTTGGCCAACCCAGCCATGGATGATCTATACAATGGGTCAGTAGTGAGGCATTCTCCTTCGCCAAAATCTGACCATTGTGTGTTGATCACAAAGTTGCGTAAGCTCTTGGATAGTGAGAGCGAAAGAGGGCCTAGGCCTTTTATGTATGAAGATGCTTCGCGTAGGGaggaaagctatgaaaaagttGTCATTGATAGTTGGCAGAACGGATCTGGTGCAAGAGGCCTTGCATGTCTGCAGGATGCGCTAAGACAGATGCAAGTTGGTCTTTCGACTTGGAGTTCAAAGAAATTTGGTGATATAAGAAGAAGGATAAAAAGTGTCTAA